The following coding sequences are from one Paenibacillus sp. FSL R5-0912 window:
- a CDS encoding DUF3889 domain-containing protein, whose translation MKKIWITALLALLFTLNSPVSSAAPEYAKWGIVAVKAAQQKYNAEVIDYKHVGRTQIKPTLAEEKFKLWIRSKDGREFGIFVMVRFDPSDDQLQTILFSETDQWR comes from the coding sequence ATGAAAAAAATTTGGATCACCGCTCTGCTGGCGCTTCTCTTCACCCTTAACAGCCCGGTGAGTTCAGCCGCTCCTGAGTATGCTAAATGGGGTATCGTAGCTGTGAAAGCAGCGCAGCAGAAATACAATGCCGAGGTTATTGATTATAAGCATGTAGGCCGTACTCAAATAAAGCCAACGCTTGCGGAGGAGAAATTCAAGCTGTGGATCCGGAGCAAAGACGGCCGGGAATTCGGCATATTCGTTATGGTCCGCTTTGACCCGTCAGACGATCAGCTTCAAACCATTCTTTTCTCGGAGACGGATCAATGGAGATAA
- a CDS encoding helix-turn-helix domain-containing protein — translation MKISEVAKIVDLPISTIRYYEKMGIITDEYILREENNYRNYDVEIIRHLGVVKNCLAVGFSINDIRSMISKNGISKEEQTRIIKAKIADIEAAKKNLEDSKQSLYDLLEQDITCEDGFGKYS, via the coding sequence ATGAAGATTAGTGAAGTCGCAAAAATTGTTGACCTGCCTATATCAACCATCCGGTACTATGAGAAAATGGGCATTATCACGGATGAATATATCCTCAGGGAAGAGAACAATTACCGGAATTATGATGTAGAGATCATTCGTCACTTGGGTGTTGTGAAAAATTGTTTAGCTGTCGGTTTTTCAATTAATGATATCAGATCCATGATCTCTAAAAATGGAATCTCCAAAGAAGAACAAACACGTATTATCAAAGCTAAAATAGCAGATATTGAAGCTGCAAAAAAAAACCTTGAGGATTCCAAGCAATCTCTTTATGACCTTCTTGAACAGGATATAACGTGCGAGGACGGGTTCGGAAAGTACTCTTGA